A section of the Deinococcus multiflagellatus genome encodes:
- the obgE gene encoding GTPase ObgE, with protein sequence MAFRDVLKIEVAAGNGGDGSMSFHRAKYMEKGGPDGGHGGRGGSVILRAIEGVESLERLVGKRKFKAPNGAYGEGRLRQGADGEDIYIDVPVGTTAFDEDTGRVIADLVRVGQEKVIARGGSGGRGNSTFASSTRQAPRFAELGTPGQKRRVRLELRLIADVGLVGYPNAGKSSLLAALSRANPAIADYPFTTLSPILGVVDRLDGHGQPLDERFTLADIPGIIEGASEGKGLGLEFLRHISRTRVLVYVLDVTRDPVGELRQLQAELQAYDPTLLEQVALVALNKVELTDEDLAVMVEDELAQFGLPVIRVSAKGGQGLPELREALFQMLPDRELWAQTHALDIEPDTVAEEPLRVVFREDPPARGAGIVTTGQPERVWEIHGGGFEERIVRFSRYMEEAAEYLGAVFKRQGLYNALKRAGAREGDTVEIGTFRFEYFDDEEGRQG encoded by the coding sequence GTGGCGTTCCGAGATGTTCTGAAAATTGAGGTGGCCGCCGGCAACGGCGGGGACGGCAGCATGTCCTTCCACCGCGCCAAGTACATGGAAAAGGGTGGCCCCGACGGCGGCCACGGCGGCCGGGGGGGCAGCGTCATCCTGCGCGCCATTGAAGGCGTCGAGAGCCTGGAGCGGCTGGTGGGCAAGCGCAAGTTCAAGGCGCCCAACGGCGCCTACGGCGAAGGCCGCCTGCGCCAGGGGGCCGACGGCGAGGACATTTACATTGACGTGCCGGTGGGCACCACCGCCTTTGACGAGGACACCGGGCGCGTGATTGCCGACCTCGTGCGGGTGGGGCAGGAAAAGGTGATTGCGCGCGGCGGCTCTGGCGGGCGCGGCAACAGCACCTTCGCCAGCAGCACCCGGCAGGCCCCTCGCTTTGCCGAACTGGGCACCCCGGGCCAGAAACGCCGCGTGCGCCTGGAACTGCGCCTGATTGCCGATGTGGGGCTGGTGGGCTACCCCAACGCGGGCAAGAGCAGCCTGCTGGCGGCCCTCTCGCGGGCGAACCCGGCGATTGCCGATTATCCCTTTACCACCCTCTCCCCCATCCTGGGCGTGGTGGACCGCCTGGACGGGCACGGCCAGCCGCTGGACGAGCGCTTCACCCTGGCCGATATCCCCGGCATCATCGAGGGTGCCAGCGAGGGCAAGGGGCTGGGCCTGGAATTCCTGCGCCATATCAGCCGCACGCGCGTGCTGGTGTATGTGCTGGACGTGACCCGCGATCCGGTGGGCGAACTGCGCCAGTTGCAGGCCGAGCTGCAGGCCTACGACCCCACGCTGCTGGAACAGGTGGCCCTGGTGGCCCTGAACAAGGTGGAACTGACCGACGAGGACCTCGCCGTGATGGTGGAAGACGAACTGGCCCAGTTTGGGCTGCCCGTGATCCGGGTGAGCGCCAAGGGCGGCCAGGGCCTGCCGGAGCTGCGCGAGGCCCTGTTCCAGATGCTGCCTGACCGCGAGCTCTGGGCCCAGACGCACGCCCTGGACATTGAGCCGGACACGGTGGCCGAGGAGCCGCTGCGGGTGGTCTTCCGCGAGGATCCGCCTGCGCGTGGGGCGGGCATCGTGACCACCGGGCAGCCTGAACGGGTTTGGGAGATTCATGGGGGCGGCTTCGAGGAACGCATCGTGCGTTTCTCGCGCTACATGGAAGAGGCCGCCGAGTACCTGGGCGCTGTCTTCAAGCGCCAGGGCCTGTACAACGCCCTCAAGCGCGCTGGCGCCCGCGAAGGGGACACGGTGGAAATCGGCACCTTCCGCTTTGAGTATTTTGATGATGAGGAAGGGCGGCAGGGCTAA
- the rpmA gene encoding 50S ribosomal protein L27, whose translation MAHKKGVGSSKNGRDSNPKYLGVKKFGGEQVLAGNILVRQRGTKFKAGPNVGMGRDHTLFALESGKVVFTNRGTKGRFISIEVPTETAAD comes from the coding sequence ATGGCACACAAGAAAGGCGTCGGCTCGTCCAAGAACGGCCGTGACAGCAATCCCAAGTACCTGGGCGTGAAGAAGTTCGGCGGCGAGCAGGTGCTGGCCGGCAACATCCTGGTGCGTCAGCGCGGCACCAAGTTCAAGGCTGGCCCCAACGTGGGCATGGGCCGCGACCACACCCTGTTCGCTCTGGAAAGCGGCAAGGTCGTGTTTACCAACCGTGGCACCAAGGGCCGCTTCATCAGCATTGAAGTGCCCACCGAAACCGCCGCTGACTGA
- the rplU gene encoding 50S ribosomal protein L21 has translation MFAIIQTGGKQYRVQEGDVIRVESLKGEAGDKLDLTPIFVGGEQATFGEAAGKFTVSAEVVEHGRGPKIYVRKYKSGIQYRRRTGHRQDYTAIKILGIKG, from the coding sequence ATGTTTGCAATCATTCAGACCGGCGGGAAGCAGTACCGCGTGCAGGAAGGCGACGTGATCCGCGTCGAGAGCCTGAAGGGCGAGGCCGGCGACAAGCTGGACCTGACCCCCATCTTTGTGGGCGGCGAGCAGGCGACCTTCGGTGAAGCGGCCGGCAAGTTCACGGTCAGCGCCGAAGTGGTCGAGCACGGCCGTGGCCCCAAGATCTACGTGCGCAAGTATAAGAGCGGCATCCAGTACCGCCGCCGCACCGGCCACCGTCAGGACTACACCGCCATCAAGATTCTGGGCATCAAAGGCTGA
- a CDS encoding DUF1232 domain-containing protein, giving the protein MIKRIRAVWRDALALLFALGDRQTPTSARLLALGALAYALLPLDLLPDLTPVLGLADDALVVPGLLALAARTLPAPVYHAAQGRSLALQRRLPWLVPAVVLGALGTAGLLGWALWQALAG; this is encoded by the coding sequence GTGATCAAGCGGATTCGTGCGGTGTGGCGCGACGCCCTGGCCCTGCTGTTCGCCCTGGGGGACCGGCAGACCCCCACCAGTGCCCGGCTGCTGGCCCTGGGGGCGCTGGCCTACGCCCTGCTGCCCCTGGACCTGTTGCCCGACCTCACCCCGGTGCTGGGCCTGGCCGACGACGCCCTGGTGGTGCCGGGGTTGCTGGCGCTGGCGGCGCGCACCCTGCCGGCCCCCGTATACCACGCCGCCCAGGGGCGCAGTCTGGCCCTGCAGCGCCGCCTGCCGTGGCTGGTGCCTGCCGTGGTCCTGGGGGCCCTGGGGACGGCGGGGCTGCTGGGCTGGGCGCTGTGGCAGGCCCTGGCGGGCTAA
- a CDS encoding response regulator transcription factor, whose product MRLLLVEDDARIAQPTASALREAGYAVTWAQTGPEGLEQAALGDFPLVVLDVMLPGMDGFAVARELRAQGSAAAILFLTARGELTDRVEGLDLGGDAYLVKPFAMPELLATLRALSRRERGQGAPRVAFAGGRGLLDTVARTVVWDGQEVAVTGREYALLETLALAPERWFTREDLIDRVWGPAFEGEARIVDVYVRYVRRKLAPEAISSERGRGYRVER is encoded by the coding sequence ATGAGACTGCTGCTCGTGGAGGACGACGCCCGCATTGCGCAGCCCACCGCCAGCGCGCTGCGTGAGGCCGGGTACGCCGTCACCTGGGCGCAGACGGGGCCGGAGGGCCTGGAGCAGGCGGCCCTGGGCGACTTTCCACTGGTGGTGCTGGACGTGATGCTGCCCGGGATGGACGGCTTTGCGGTGGCCCGCGAACTGCGTGCCCAGGGCAGCGCCGCCGCCATTCTGTTCCTGACCGCGCGCGGCGAGCTGACCGACCGGGTGGAGGGCCTGGACCTGGGAGGCGACGCTTATCTGGTCAAGCCGTTTGCCATGCCCGAACTGCTGGCCACCCTGCGCGCGCTGTCGCGCCGGGAGCGGGGGCAGGGGGCGCCGCGCGTGGCCTTTGCCGGGGGGCGCGGCCTGCTGGACACGGTGGCCCGCACGGTGGTCTGGGACGGGCAGGAGGTGGCCGTGACCGGGCGCGAGTACGCCCTGCTGGAAACCCTGGCGCTGGCCCCCGAACGCTGGTTCACCCGCGAGGACCTGATTGACCGCGTGTGGGGCCCTGCCTTTGAGGGCGAGGCCCGGATTGTGGACGTGTACGTGCGCTACGTGCGGCGCAAGCTCGCCCCCGAGGCCATCAGCTCCGAGCGGGGGCGGGGTTACCGGGTGGAGCGCTGA
- a CDS encoding sensor histidine kinase: MRRLHLRLTLRAQLALWAALATGLAVALVAGGLYVAVSGFLRQAQAQRLNSAVEVVQGRVEDLLRPRRPGEGGPDDLLPSLLGVATVSQADLERIARAVDGEGLALRVVALQGGELQAVGTAGFPALFLQTLAPGLHGTPDGAALLLVRPLRGNALLQIALDTRALNEARRAFGRALTLLLPLAVALSLLVGWLVAGRLLRPVRALETAARAVGAGGDLRRPLPGAGEGDELARLALTLQGAFARLADAREREQGFLRAAAHDLRSPLAALTARVEGSLARERDAERYRSELQEIGTDIARLSTLANHLLLLARDPAAVQRAPVPLRELAADAVDRARELDPLADVDLHAPQAVTVPGDRVLLGQAIWNLTTNAVRHAPGAAVTVAVEAREGGAMVTVTDDGPGVDAATLARLGEAFFRPDASRSLDTGGHGLGLALARQVAALHGGTLSLRSAPGQGFCAQLHLPAAGPARLVP, translated from the coding sequence ATGCGCCGCCTCCACTTACGGCTGACCCTGCGCGCCCAGCTGGCCCTGTGGGCGGCGCTGGCCACCGGCCTCGCCGTGGCCCTGGTGGCGGGCGGGCTGTACGTGGCGGTCAGCGGCTTTCTGCGGCAGGCGCAGGCGCAGCGTCTGAACAGCGCCGTGGAAGTGGTGCAGGGCCGGGTGGAGGACCTGCTGCGCCCCCGCCGCCCCGGCGAGGGCGGGCCGGACGACCTGCTGCCCTCGCTGCTGGGGGTGGCCACGGTTTCGCAGGCGGACCTGGAACGCATTGCCCGTGCGGTGGACGGCGAAGGTCTGGCCCTGCGGGTGGTGGCGCTGCAGGGGGGCGAACTGCAGGCGGTGGGCACAGCGGGCTTTCCGGCGCTCTTCCTGCAGACCCTGGCGCCGGGCCTGCACGGCACCCCGGACGGCGCGGCGCTGCTGCTGGTGAGGCCGCTGCGGGGCAACGCCCTGCTGCAGATTGCCCTGGACACCCGCGCCCTGAACGAGGCGCGGCGGGCGTTTGGGCGCGCACTGACCCTGCTGCTGCCCCTGGCCGTGGCCCTGTCGCTGCTGGTGGGGTGGCTGGTCGCAGGGCGGCTGCTGCGCCCGGTGCGCGCCCTGGAAACAGCGGCCCGAGCGGTGGGGGCGGGCGGCGACCTGCGCCGCCCCCTGCCCGGGGCGGGCGAGGGCGACGAACTGGCGCGGCTGGCCCTGACCCTGCAGGGCGCCTTCGCCCGGCTGGCCGACGCCCGCGAGCGCGAACAGGGCTTCCTGCGCGCCGCCGCCCACGACCTCAGAAGTCCGCTGGCCGCCCTGACCGCCCGGGTGGAAGGCAGCCTCGCCCGCGAGCGCGACGCCGAGCGCTACCGCAGCGAGCTGCAGGAAATTGGCACGGACATCGCGCGGCTCTCCACCCTGGCCAACCACCTGCTGCTGCTGGCGCGCGACCCGGCAGCCGTGCAGCGCGCGCCTGTCCCGCTGCGCGAGCTGGCCGCCGACGCCGTGGACCGCGCCCGCGAACTGGACCCCCTGGCCGATGTGGACCTGCATGCCCCGCAGGCCGTGACCGTGCCCGGCGACCGGGTGCTGCTGGGGCAGGCCATCTGGAACCTCACCACGAACGCGGTGCGCCACGCCCCGGGCGCCGCAGTCACGGTGGCGGTAGAAGCCAGGGAAGGGGGCGCCATGGTGACCGTCACCGACGACGGCCCCGGCGTGGACGCGGCCACCCTGGCCCGGCTGGGCGAGGCGTTCTTCCGGCCCGACGCCAGCCGCAGCCTGGATACCGGCGGGCACGGCCTGGGGCTGGCGCTGGCGCGGCAGGTGGCGGCGCTGCACGGCGGTACGCTGAGCCTGCGCAGCGCGCCGGGGCAGGGCTTTTGCGCGCAGCTGCACCTGCCGGCGGCCGGGCCGGCGCGTCTGGTACCCTGA
- a CDS encoding nucleotidyltransferase family protein: protein MNIQGEAHWSAVVLGGGDPGDPFAAAHGVKVKPLIPVAGLTMAERVLRALRGSGQVARVAYVGPTTPALDPWIDERVTDHGTLLSNLEAGVEALRAAGLQPGERVLVVTADIPLLSAEQVRDVLRAAPDAALVYPVVRREACEAAFPGVKRTYARLKDGVFTGGNLFLLDPALIGQFLPRLREVLAARKAPLRLAALIGPGILLRLITGRLSVAALEAKVSALLGVTARALVTPHAAVGTDVDKDSDLELVARHLTGAASDPAQPPA from the coding sequence ATGAATATCCAAGGCGAAGCGCACTGGAGCGCGGTGGTGCTGGGCGGCGGCGATCCCGGCGACCCCTTCGCGGCGGCGCACGGCGTGAAGGTCAAGCCCCTGATTCCGGTGGCGGGCCTGACCATGGCCGAGCGGGTGCTGCGGGCCCTGCGCGGCAGCGGGCAGGTGGCGCGCGTGGCCTATGTGGGCCCCACCACCCCCGCCCTGGACCCCTGGATTGACGAGCGGGTCACCGACCACGGCACCCTGCTGAGCAACCTCGAAGCCGGTGTGGAGGCCCTGCGCGCCGCTGGACTGCAGCCCGGCGAGCGGGTGCTGGTGGTCACCGCCGACATTCCGCTGCTGAGCGCCGAACAGGTGCGCGACGTGCTGCGCGCGGCCCCGGACGCCGCGCTGGTGTACCCGGTGGTGCGCCGCGAGGCCTGTGAGGCGGCGTTTCCCGGCGTGAAACGCACCTACGCCCGCCTGAAAGACGGCGTGTTCACGGGGGGCAACCTCTTTCTGCTGGACCCGGCCCTGATCGGGCAGTTCCTGCCCCGGTTGCGCGAGGTACTGGCCGCCCGCAAGGCCCCGCTGCGGCTGGCCGCCCTGATCGGCCCCGGCATTCTGCTGCGGCTGATCACCGGGCGCCTGAGCGTGGCGGCGCTGGAAGCGAAAGTCTCGGCGCTGCTGGGGGTCACGGCGCGCGCCCTGGTCACGCCGCACGCGGCAGTGGGCACCGATGTGGACAAGGACAGCGACCTTGAACTGGTGGCCCGGCACCTCACCGGGGCGGCCAGCGACCCCGCCCAGCCGCCGGCCTGA
- a CDS encoding ferredoxin: MPHVIVSPCIGVKDQACTEVCPVECIYDGGDQFVIHPDECIDCGACVPACPVSAIFPEEDVPGGEEEFIVKNRAHFGL; this comes from the coding sequence ATGCCTCACGTGATCGTCAGCCCCTGCATCGGTGTCAAGGACCAGGCTTGCACCGAGGTCTGCCCGGTGGAATGCATTTACGACGGTGGTGACCAGTTTGTCATTCACCCCGACGAATGCATTGACTGCGGCGCGTGCGTGCCCGCCTGCCCGGTGAGCGCCATCTTCCCCGAAGAGGACGTGCCCGGCGGCGAGGAAGAGTTCATCGTCAAGAACCGCGCCCACTTCGGGCTCTAA
- a CDS encoding magnesium transporter CorA family protein, which yields MLTYYRSIGGKLTTLDQYVDGCWINAADPTPEELARVSRETGLELDYLSYPLDPDERSRFEREDGQLLIIMQTSYRLPEDSDIPYDTVPLGILHTDHCLVTVCALPENPVVKDVLSGLVRRVSTVKKNRLTLQLFLRNAQRFLIDVRQINKRVDTIEDKLENSQQNRELLNLLKLEKSLVYFLTGLKANEAMMERVKRDRIFEMYEEDSDLLDDVLIENLQAIEMASIASNILTSMAGAFASVISNNVNQVVKVLTVTTILVAIPTLVTSIFGMNVPLPFQENPEGMWIVLALALALAGTLAGIFYRLRVL from the coding sequence ATGCTGACGTACTACCGCAGCATCGGCGGGAAGCTCACCACGCTGGACCAGTACGTGGACGGCTGCTGGATCAACGCCGCCGACCCCACGCCCGAGGAACTGGCGCGCGTCAGCCGCGAAACGGGGCTGGAGCTGGATTACCTGAGTTACCCCCTGGACCCGGACGAACGCTCCCGCTTTGAGCGCGAAGACGGGCAACTGCTGATCATCATGCAGACGAGTTACCGCCTGCCCGAAGACAGCGATATCCCCTACGACACGGTGCCGCTGGGCATTCTGCACACCGACCACTGCCTGGTCACGGTGTGCGCCCTGCCGGAAAATCCGGTGGTCAAGGATGTGCTCAGTGGGCTGGTGCGCCGGGTGAGCACCGTCAAGAAAAACCGCCTGACGCTGCAGCTGTTTCTGCGCAACGCCCAGCGCTTCCTGATTGACGTGCGGCAGATCAACAAGCGCGTGGACACCATTGAGGATAAGCTGGAAAACAGCCAGCAGAACCGCGAACTGCTGAACCTGCTGAAACTGGAAAAGAGCCTCGTGTACTTCCTGACCGGCCTGAAGGCCAACGAGGCCATGATGGAACGGGTCAAGCGCGACCGGATTTTCGAGATGTACGAAGAAGACAGTGACCTGCTGGACGACGTGCTGATCGAGAACCTGCAGGCCATCGAGATGGCCAGTATTGCCAGCAACATTCTGACCAGCATGGCGGGCGCCTTTGCCAGCGTGATTTCCAACAACGTGAATCAGGTGGTGAAGGTGCTGACGGTGACGACCATTCTGGTGGCGATTCCCACCCTGGTCACCAGCATTTTCGGTATGAACGTACCGCTGCCCTTTCAGGAAAACCCCGAAGGCATGTGGATTGTCCTGGCGCTGGCTTTGGCCCTGGCCGGAACCCTGGCCGGCATTTTCTACCGCCTGCGCGTGCTGTGA
- a CDS encoding DUF4262 domain-containing protein — protein MSGTVADPVWARVLAGARAYGWQVVMVPEDAEGPAFAYTVGLTQTFRHPELILFGLPLPTMQAILNLAVALIREGQRFQAGTHSEQLLEQTEVRFGQVNARHHGEFLGTAQRFSGDVPFAALQIIWPNRAGQFPGPGLPVSVTRQPLLQ, from the coding sequence GTGAGCGGCACGGTGGCTGATCCGGTCTGGGCCAGGGTGCTGGCAGGTGCCCGCGCCTATGGCTGGCAGGTCGTCATGGTGCCCGAGGACGCTGAGGGCCCAGCCTTTGCCTACACGGTCGGCTTGACGCAGACCTTCCGCCATCCAGAGTTGATTCTTTTCGGGCTGCCGCTGCCCACCATGCAGGCCATCCTGAATCTGGCGGTGGCGCTGATTCGAGAAGGGCAGCGTTTTCAGGCCGGAACCCATTCAGAGCAACTGCTGGAGCAGACCGAAGTGCGGTTTGGGCAGGTCAACGCCCGGCACCACGGTGAGTTTCTGGGAACGGCCCAGCGCTTTTCGGGGGATGTGCCGTTCGCCGCCCTGCAGATCATCTGGCCCAATCGGGCGGGCCAGTTTCCCGGCCCCGGTCTGCCCGTTTCGGTGACCCGTCAACCGCTGCTTCAATGA
- a CDS encoding DoxX family protein produces MSVTRFIGRALLASIFIKSGLDHLQHPEPIVRAARGAEVPEPELAVKVNSGVMVGAGALLALGLAPRVSATALAASLIPTSVIGHPFWDKSGKERQQQQTQFLKNLALLGALLMVTSQD; encoded by the coding sequence ATGAGCGTGACGAGATTCATCGGGCGGGCGCTGCTCGCAAGCATCTTCATCAAGAGCGGCCTGGACCACCTGCAGCACCCCGAACCTATCGTGCGCGCCGCGCGCGGCGCCGAGGTGCCCGAACCCGAACTGGCCGTCAAGGTCAACAGCGGCGTCATGGTGGGGGCGGGCGCCCTGCTGGCCCTGGGGCTGGCCCCCCGCGTCAGCGCCACCGCCCTGGCCGCCAGCCTGATCCCCACCAGCGTCATCGGCCACCCCTTCTGGGACAAGTCCGGCAAGGAGCGCCAGCAGCAGCAGACACAGTTTCTGAAGAATCTGGCCCTGCTGGGCGCGCTGCTGATGGTCACCAGCCAGGACTGA
- the rph gene encoding ribonuclease PH, with amino-acid sequence MTAPQSSKFPAREGRDPLTPRPVTVKRGVNPHAPGSAHLIMGRTEILATVTLEEKPAPHMRGKKEGWLTAEYSMLPRATTDRQARERNLQNGRRYEIQRLLGRALRAGMDLRFFRNQTLYVDCDVLVADGGTRVASILAGHAALHDFCDRLIQKGQLTDWPIARNVGAISVGLLGDEVRVDLDYAEDKAARADLNVVATDAGLIVEVQGGAEEGALTHEEYVRLLSTGTAAVQDVMREITRQLAVIQGL; translated from the coding sequence ATGACTGCCCCCCAATCCAGCAAGTTTCCCGCCCGCGAGGGCCGCGACCCCCTCACCCCCCGGCCCGTGACCGTCAAGCGCGGCGTGAACCCGCACGCGCCGGGCAGCGCGCACCTGATCATGGGGCGCACCGAAATCCTGGCGACCGTGACCCTGGAAGAAAAGCCTGCCCCCCACATGCGCGGCAAGAAAGAGGGCTGGCTGACGGCCGAATACTCCATGCTGCCGCGCGCCACCACCGACCGGCAGGCCCGGGAACGCAACCTGCAAAACGGGCGCCGCTACGAGATTCAGCGCCTGCTGGGCCGCGCCCTGCGCGCCGGGATGGACCTGCGCTTCTTTCGCAACCAGACGTTGTACGTGGACTGCGACGTGCTGGTGGCGGACGGCGGCACCCGGGTCGCCAGTATTCTGGCCGGCCACGCCGCCCTGCACGACTTCTGTGACCGCCTGATTCAGAAAGGCCAACTCACCGACTGGCCCATTGCGCGCAATGTGGGGGCCATCAGCGTGGGGCTGCTGGGCGACGAGGTGCGCGTGGACCTGGACTACGCCGAGGACAAGGCCGCGCGCGCCGACCTGAACGTGGTCGCCACCGACGCGGGGCTGATCGTGGAGGTGCAGGGCGGCGCCGAGGAAGGCGCCCTGACCCACGAGGAATATGTGCGCCTGCTCTCCACTGGCACCGCCGCCGTGCAGGACGTGATGCGCGAGATCACCCGGCAGCTGGCGGTGATTCAGGGGCTCTGA
- the murI gene encoding glutamate racemase, producing MTPPPPLGVFDSGVGGLSVLAELRRALPGQDLLYLADTAHVPYGARPDDEIRALTERAVAALHAQGAGAVVVACNTASAFSLTHLRERFDMPIIGLVPAVKPAVQATRSGVVGVLATPGTLRGTLLADVIREWAEPAGVQVLRAVSTELVPLVEAGKADHVETRAVLREVLTPLAQAGADQLVLGCTHYPFLAASLRAEFGDTFALLDSGAAVARHTRRVLDAAGLLAPDTTAGTVRYFVTGDPARAAPVFAALLAETMHNGEEPHRAPAPRIERLHT from the coding sequence ATGACCCCTCCCCCGCCCCTGGGCGTGTTCGATTCCGGCGTGGGCGGCCTGAGCGTGCTGGCCGAGCTGCGCCGCGCCCTGCCCGGCCAGGACCTGCTGTATCTGGCCGATACCGCCCATGTGCCCTACGGCGCGCGCCCCGACGACGAGATCCGCGCCCTGACCGAGCGGGCCGTGGCGGCGCTGCACGCGCAGGGGGCCGGGGCCGTGGTGGTGGCGTGCAACACGGCGTCGGCCTTCAGCCTCACGCACCTGCGCGAACGGTTCGACATGCCCATCATTGGGCTGGTCCCGGCAGTGAAACCCGCCGTGCAGGCCACCCGCAGCGGCGTGGTGGGCGTGCTGGCCACCCCCGGCACCCTGCGCGGCACCCTGCTGGCCGATGTGATCCGCGAGTGGGCCGAGCCGGCGGGCGTGCAGGTGCTCCGGGCGGTGAGCACCGAACTGGTGCCGCTGGTGGAAGCGGGCAAGGCCGACCATGTAGAGACGCGGGCGGTGCTGCGCGAGGTGCTGACCCCGCTGGCCCAGGCGGGGGCCGATCAGCTGGTGCTGGGCTGCACCCATTACCCCTTTCTGGCCGCCAGCCTCCGCGCGGAATTTGGCGACACCTTCGCCCTGCTGGACAGCGGCGCGGCCGTGGCCCGCCACACCCGGCGCGTGCTGGACGCCGCCGGGCTGCTTGCCCCCGACACCACGGCCGGCACGGTGCGCTACTTCGTGACCGGCGACCCGGCGCGCGCTGCCCCAGTCTTCGCCGCGCTGCTGGCCGAAACCATGCACAATGGGGAAGAACCTCACCGGGCCCCCGCGCCCAGAATCGAGCGCCTGCACACATGA
- a CDS encoding nucleoside triphosphate pyrophosphohydrolase family protein, translating to MTQATPGVLAEVERERQRQEAKWGEQNLEPAVWLMVLGEEVGEANNAALEALMTHCDKQAGVRGARSLDDYRAELIQVAAVAVSAVESLDRQRARTDQALQAQATAAPSPV from the coding sequence ATGACCCAGGCCACGCCCGGGGTGCTGGCCGAGGTGGAGCGCGAACGCCAGCGCCAGGAGGCCAAGTGGGGCGAGCAGAATCTGGAGCCCGCCGTGTGGCTGATGGTGCTGGGTGAAGAGGTGGGCGAAGCGAACAACGCCGCTCTGGAAGCCCTGATGACCCACTGCGACAAGCAGGCGGGCGTGCGCGGCGCACGCAGCCTGGACGACTACCGCGCCGAACTGATTCAGGTGGCGGCGGTGGCGGTGTCGGCGGTGGAAAGCCTGGACCGCCAGCGGGCGAGGACCGACCAGGCGCTGCAGGCCCAGGCGACAGCGGCGCCCAGCCCGGTCTGA
- a CDS encoding aminotransferase-like domain-containing protein, with amino-acid sequence MSRPSVAFDPASALSRRARTMNASAIREILKITQRPDVISFAGGLPAPELFPIEEVRAATNAVLDRAGAAALQYSTTEGHSPLREWIGAQAGIPAANVQIVTGSQQGLDLLGKVLLDEGDVVLVEAPTYLGALQSFQPYLPRYVQLPTDEGGIDVDALEEVLKRERAKLLYAIPNFQNPTGRTLSAERRQRLVELTAQYGVLVIEDDPYGQLRFSGEPAPSLYELGLRLHGDPDRNHVVYSSSFSKTLAPGLRDAWVQAAAPIIAKLIQAKQGSDLHTPTLNQMIMAELVHDVLPRQIERVRQAYGERAQHMLRAIRAHFPAEVEHTTPEGGMFLWLTLPARVNTGPLLPRAVERKVAYVPGSPFYALGGGENTMRLSYSNATPEQIDTGMRALGGLLREELGA; translated from the coding sequence ATGAGCCGCCCTTCTGTCGCGTTTGATCCGGCCAGCGCCCTCTCGCGCCGGGCCCGCACCATGAACGCCAGCGCCATCCGCGAGATTCTGAAAATCACCCAGCGCCCGGACGTGATCTCGTTCGCGGGCGGCCTGCCAGCGCCCGAACTGTTTCCCATAGAAGAGGTGCGCGCGGCCACCAACGCGGTGCTGGACCGCGCCGGGGCGGCGGCGCTGCAGTACTCCACCACCGAAGGCCACTCGCCGCTGCGCGAGTGGATTGGCGCGCAGGCGGGCATTCCGGCCGCCAACGTGCAGATCGTGACTGGCAGCCAGCAGGGCCTGGACCTGCTGGGCAAGGTGCTGCTGGACGAAGGCGACGTGGTGCTGGTCGAAGCCCCCACCTACCTGGGGGCGCTGCAGTCCTTTCAGCCCTACCTGCCGCGCTACGTGCAGCTGCCCACCGATGAGGGCGGCATTGACGTGGACGCGCTGGAAGAGGTGCTGAAGCGGGAACGGGCCAAACTGCTGTACGCCATTCCTAACTTTCAGAACCCCACGGGCCGCACCCTCAGCGCCGAGCGCCGCCAGCGGCTCGTCGAGCTGACCGCGCAGTACGGCGTGCTGGTCATTGAAGACGACCCCTACGGCCAGCTGCGCTTTTCCGGCGAGCCGGCGCCCAGCCTCTACGAACTGGGCCTGCGCCTGCACGGCGACCCGGACCGCAACCATGTGGTGTATTCCAGCTCGTTTTCCAAGACCCTGGCGCCGGGGCTGCGCGACGCCTGGGTGCAGGCCGCCGCGCCGATCATCGCCAAGCTGATTCAGGCCAAGCAGGGCTCGGACCTGCACACGCCCACGCTGAACCAGATGATCATGGCCGAACTGGTGCACGACGTCCTGCCCCGCCAGATCGAGCGGGTGCGTCAGGCGTACGGGGAGCGGGCGCAGCACATGCTGCGGGCCATCCGCGCGCACTTTCCGGCCGAGGTGGAGCACACCACGCCCGAAGGGGGCATGTTCCTGTGGCTGACCCTGCCGGCGCGCGTGAACACGGGGCCCCTGCTGCCCCGCGCGGTGGAGCGCAAGGTGGCCTATGTGCCCGGCAGCCCGTTTTACGCCCTGGGCGGCGGCGAGAACACCATGCGCCTGAGCTACTCCAACGCCACGCCTGAACAGATCGACACCGGCATGCGCGCCCTGGGCGGGCTGCTGCGCGAGGAGCTGGGCGCATGA